The Argopecten irradians isolate NY chromosome 16, Ai_NY, whole genome shotgun sequence genome window below encodes:
- the LOC138310425 gene encoding uncharacterized protein PF3D7_1120000-like: MASSTRSSVSGHSKPHSKSGQPRVSDVFKKMSTEEKIDSILNVVTEFKDNMRTEMEKLRENIKEENLELFERMEGRVFELERSNDFLKHKVMVLDKELERAFERIDELETKRNDLEQQGRKNSIRVLGLTDDNKKESVEDTVEKVVELVKSFGNVNICDSDIDTAHRLGVYQQGRPRPIICKFVQRRKKTEIIKERKKLKNTGVTIVEDLTKTNQQRLKDAYSLPCVERTWSSDGKLFVLLKNKKVRRIFHDSILSEKFLLDDGNFKRKNEQAE; encoded by the coding sequence ATGGCAAGTTCTACTAGAAGCTCAGTATCTGGACATTCTAAACCGCATTCAAAATCTGGACAACCTAGAGTCAGTGATGTATTTAAGAAGATGTCAACAGAGGAAAAAATTGACAGTATTTTGAATGTGGTCACAGAATTTAAGGACAATATGCGGACTGAAATGGAAAAGTTGAGAGAAAACATTAAAGAGGAAAATTTGGAGTTATTTGAACGAATGGAGGGTCGTGTCTTCGAACTAGAACGCAGTAATGATTTCTTGAAACACAAAGTAATGGTACTGGACAAAGAACTAGAAAGAGCGTTTGAAAGAATCGACGAATTGGAGACAAAGAGAAACGATCTGGAGCAACAAGGCCGCAAGAACTCTATTCGTGTGTTGGGTCTGACTGATGACAACAAAAAAGAAAGTGTAGAGGACACTGTTGAAAAAGTGGTTGAGCTTGTGAAATCCTTTGGGAATGTGAATATCTGTGATTCGGACATTGACACAGCTCACAGACTCGGGGTTTATCAGCAAGGGAGACCACGCCCAATTATATGCAAGTTTGTACAGCGCAGAAAAAAGACTGAAATCATCAAGGAGAGGAAAAAACTTAAGAATACTGGTGTAACCATTGTAGAAGATTTAACAAAGACAAACCAGCAAAGACTTAAGGATGCATATAGCCTTCCGTGTGTGGAGCGTACCTGGAGTTCGGATGGTAAACTGTTTGTGCtgttaaaaaataagaaagttcGGAGAATCTTTCATGACTCAATTCTATCAGAGAAGTTTCTTCTCGATGAcggaaatttcaaaaggaaAAATGAACAGGCTGAGTAA